In Nocardioides jishulii, the DNA window GCTCCCGGCGAGGTGAAGGCAGCGGGGTTGCTGGCGTGCGTCTTGCGCACGAGCCGGGCGGCGTGGATCTCGGCGTTGAGGCAGACCACGACCCCGAGGTCACGAGCCGCGTCGGAGGCCGCCACCTGCACCGCCGCGAGCAGGTTCGCCGGTCCGTCGGCGCCGGGGCTGTCGGGGGTACGCAGCGCGCCCGTGAAGACGACCGGCTCGGGGCGGTCCCACAGCAGGTCGACGACGAAGGCCGCCTCCTCGAGGGTGTCGGTGCCCTGGGTGACGACGACGCCCTGCGCGCCGGCCTCCACGGCAGCCTGCAACCGACCCACGAGGCCGACCAGGTCCCGGACCGTCACCTCGCACGACGGCACCTGGAGCACCTGGGTCGCGCGCACCTCGGCGACTCCTGCCAGCTGGGGCACGGAGGCCAGCAGGTCGTCGGCGCCGACGGCGGGGAGGGCTCCCTCCTCCTCATAGGCGGGCACGGAGGCGATGGTGCCGCCGAGGGCGAAGAGGTCGATCCTCGGGAGCGCCGTCACGGCGTCGCCCACGGTCGGTCGGTGCTGGTTCATCTGTTCCTCACTGTCGGGCTGCCCCTCGCAGCCCCTCACCCTCCCCCGGTGCCCCCACCACGTCAATCCGGCGGGCG includes these proteins:
- a CDS encoding asparaginase; its protein translation is MNQHRPTVGDAVTALPRIDLFALGGTIASVPAYEEEGALPAVGADDLLASVPQLAGVAEVRATQVLQVPSCEVTVRDLVGLVGRLQAAVEAGAQGVVVTQGTDTLEEAAFVVDLLWDRPEPVVFTGALRTPDSPGADGPANLLAAVQVAASDAARDLGVVVCLNAEIHAARLVRKTHASNPAAFTSPGAGPLGWVSEGRVGIVTRPVRSAPWRELDAVKSLNAGTTLPRVALVRVGLGEDAHLLEAVEAASFDGVVVEGVGGGHVPRALVPVLARLAERTPVLLASRTGAGEVLSRTYGYPGAEIDLLSRGLVGVGRLDGAKARLALVLALAAGHDRATAADLVSQIGGGW